A stretch of the Aphis gossypii isolate Hap1 chromosome 2, ASM2018417v2, whole genome shotgun sequence genome encodes the following:
- the LOC126549913 gene encoding uncharacterized protein LOC126549913 isoform X1: MDFLGLTIISFTTDKVLDIIDTIMNTTIATTSGRNVTESLLALTLGVVDIIDTADAVVEDGECDANAILEKYVGEIPAAQQLAPRERQEKKEQELIVSMSRSSHDGGDAPEGLSAPTLVAIDIFDTAEAVVEDEPKGKCDAIAILEKDAGVILAAQQLANRERLERKEQALIVSMSRSSHGGGDAPEGLSAPTLVAIDIFDTAEAVVEDEPKGKCDAIAILEKDAGEVLAAQQLANRERKERKEQALIVSMSRSSHGGGDAPEGLSAPTLVAIDIFDTAEAVVEDEPKGKCDAIAILEKDAGVILAAQQLANRERLERKEEELIVSMSRPSHGGGDAPEGLSAPTLVAIDIFDTAEAAVEDEPKGKCDAIAILEKDAGEILAAQQLANRERQERKEQALIVSMSRSSHGGGDAPEGLSAPTLVAIDIFDTAEAVVEDEPKGKCDAIAILEKDAGEILAAQQLANRERQERKEEELIVSMSRSSHDGGDALEGLSAPTLVVIDIVDTAEAAVDTVEAVVEDEPKGECDANAFLEKDAGEIPAAQQLAPRKRRRRLAAAWRVIKRFFLCGCCAPRVE; encoded by the exons atggattttttaGGTCTGACGATAATATCATTTACTACCGATAaagttttagatattatagacACCATCATGAACACCACAATCGCTACCACGAGCGGCAGAAACGTGACGGAAAGTTTGCTGGCTCTAACCCTCGGGGTCGTTGATATCATCGATACGGCAGACGCCGTCGTTGAAGACGGCGAATGCGATGCAAACgctattttggaaaaatatgtgGGAGAAATACCGGCTGCGCAACAACTAGCCCCCCGCGAACGACAAGAGAAAAAAG aaCAAGAATTGATTGTATCGATGAGCCGATCGTCGCATGACGGCGGAGACGCGCCGGAAGGTTTGTCAGCGCCAACCCTGGTGGCCATTGATATCTTCGATACGGCAGAAGCCGTCGTCGAGGACGAGCCAAAAGGCAAATGTGATGCAATTGCTATTTTGGAAAAAGATGCGGGAGTAATACTGGCTGCGCAACAACTAGCCAACCGCGAACGACTAGAGAGAAAAG aaCAAGCATTAATTGTATCGATGAGCCGATCGTCGCATGGCGGCGGAGACGCGCCGGAAGGTTTGTCAGCGCCAACCCTGGTGGCCATTGATATCTTCGATACGGCAGAAGCCGTCGTCGAGGACGAGCCAAAAGGCAAATGTGATGCAATTGCTATTTTGGAAAAAGATGCGGGAGAAGTACTGGCTGCGCAACAACTAGCCAACCGCGAACGAAAAGAGAGAAAAG aaCAAGCATTAATTGTATCGATGAGCCGATCGTCGCATGGCGGCGGAGACGCGCCGGAAGGTTTGTCAGCGCCAACCCTGGTGGCCATTGATATCTTCGATACGGCAGAAGCCGTCGTCGAGGACGAGCCAAAAGGCAAATGTGATGCAATTGCTATTTTGGAAAAAGATGCGGGAGTAATACTGGCTGCGCAACAACTAGCCAACCGCGAACGACTAGAGAGAAAAG aaGAAGAATTGATTGTATCGATGAGCCGACCGTCGCATGGCGGCGGAGACGCGCCGGAAGGTTTGTCAGCGCCAACCCTGGTGGCCATTGATATCTTCGATACGGCAGAAGCCGCCGTCGAAGACGAGCCAAAAGGCAAATGCGATGCAATTGCTATTTTGGAAAAAGATGCGGGAGAAATACTGGCTGCGCAACAACTAGCCAACCGCGAACGACAAGAGAGAAAAG aaCAAGCATTAATTGTATCGATGAGCCGATCGTCGCATGGCGGCGGAGACGCGCCGGAAGGTTTGTCAGCGCCAACCCTGGTGGCCATTGATATCTTCGATACGGCAGAAGCCGTCGTCGAGGACGAGCCAAAAGGCAAATGTGATGCAATTGCTATTTTGGAAAAAGATGCGGGAGAAATACTGGCTGCGCAACAACTAGCCAACCGCGAACGACAAGAGAGAAAAG aaGAAGAATTGATTGTATCGATGAGCCGATCGTCGCATGACGGCGGAGATGCGCTGGAAGGTTTGTCAGCGCCAACCCTGGTGGTCATTGATATCGTCGATACGGCAGAAGCCGCCGTCGATACGGTAGAAGCCGTCGTCGAGGACGAGCCAAAAGGCGAATGCGATGCAAACGCTTTTTTGGAAAAAGATGCGGGAGAAATACCGGCTGCGCAACAACTAGCCCCCCGCAAACGACGAAGACGTTTGGCTGCGGCGTGGCGCGTCATAAAACGTTTCTTTTTATGTGGATGTTGCGCCCCGCGAGTAGAATAA
- the LOC126549913 gene encoding uncharacterized protein LOC126549913 isoform X3, producing MDFLGLTIISFTTDKVLDIIDTIMNTTIATTSGRNVTESLLALTLGVVDIIDTADAVVEDGECDANAILEKYVGEIPAAQQLAPRERQEKKEQELIVSMSRSSHDGGDAPEGLSAPTLVAIDIFDTAEAVVEDEPKGKCDAIAILEKDAGVILAAQQLANRERLERKEQALIVSMSRSSHGGGDAPEGLSAPTLVAIDIFDTAEAVVEDEPKGKCDAIAILEKDAGEVLAAQQLANRERKERKEQALIVSMSRSSHGGGDAPEGLSAPTLVAIDIFDTAEAVVEDEPKGKCDAIAILEKDAGVILAAQQLANRERLERKEEELIVSMSRPSHGGGDAPEGLSAPTLVAIDIFDTAEAAVEDEPKGKCDAIAILEKDAGEILAAQQLANRERQERKEQALIVSMSRSSHGGGDAPEGLSAPTLVAIDIFDTAEAVVEDEPKGKCDAIAILEKDAGEILAAQQLANRERQERKEELIVSMSRSSHDGGDALEGLSAPTLVVIDIVDTAEAAVDTVEAVVEDEPKGECDANAFLEKDAGEIPAAQQLAPRKRRRRLAAAWRVIKRFFLCGCCAPRVE from the exons atggattttttaGGTCTGACGATAATATCATTTACTACCGATAaagttttagatattatagacACCATCATGAACACCACAATCGCTACCACGAGCGGCAGAAACGTGACGGAAAGTTTGCTGGCTCTAACCCTCGGGGTCGTTGATATCATCGATACGGCAGACGCCGTCGTTGAAGACGGCGAATGCGATGCAAACgctattttggaaaaatatgtgGGAGAAATACCGGCTGCGCAACAACTAGCCCCCCGCGAACGACAAGAGAAAAAAG aaCAAGAATTGATTGTATCGATGAGCCGATCGTCGCATGACGGCGGAGACGCGCCGGAAGGTTTGTCAGCGCCAACCCTGGTGGCCATTGATATCTTCGATACGGCAGAAGCCGTCGTCGAGGACGAGCCAAAAGGCAAATGTGATGCAATTGCTATTTTGGAAAAAGATGCGGGAGTAATACTGGCTGCGCAACAACTAGCCAACCGCGAACGACTAGAGAGAAAAG aaCAAGCATTAATTGTATCGATGAGCCGATCGTCGCATGGCGGCGGAGACGCGCCGGAAGGTTTGTCAGCGCCAACCCTGGTGGCCATTGATATCTTCGATACGGCAGAAGCCGTCGTCGAGGACGAGCCAAAAGGCAAATGTGATGCAATTGCTATTTTGGAAAAAGATGCGGGAGAAGTACTGGCTGCGCAACAACTAGCCAACCGCGAACGAAAAGAGAGAAAAG aaCAAGCATTAATTGTATCGATGAGCCGATCGTCGCATGGCGGCGGAGACGCGCCGGAAGGTTTGTCAGCGCCAACCCTGGTGGCCATTGATATCTTCGATACGGCAGAAGCCGTCGTCGAGGACGAGCCAAAAGGCAAATGTGATGCAATTGCTATTTTGGAAAAAGATGCGGGAGTAATACTGGCTGCGCAACAACTAGCCAACCGCGAACGACTAGAGAGAAAAG aaGAAGAATTGATTGTATCGATGAGCCGACCGTCGCATGGCGGCGGAGACGCGCCGGAAGGTTTGTCAGCGCCAACCCTGGTGGCCATTGATATCTTCGATACGGCAGAAGCCGCCGTCGAAGACGAGCCAAAAGGCAAATGCGATGCAATTGCTATTTTGGAAAAAGATGCGGGAGAAATACTGGCTGCGCAACAACTAGCCAACCGCGAACGACAAGAGAGAAAAG aaCAAGCATTAATTGTATCGATGAGCCGATCGTCGCATGGCGGCGGAGACGCGCCGGAAGGTTTGTCAGCGCCAACCCTGGTGGCCATTGATATCTTCGATACGGCAGAAGCCGTCGTCGAGGACGAGCCAAAAGGCAAATGTGATGCAATTGCTATTTTGGAAAAAGATGCGGGAGAAATACTGGCTGCGCAACAACTAGCCAACCGCGAACGACAAGAGAGAAAAG AAGAATTGATTGTATCGATGAGCCGATCGTCGCATGACGGCGGAGATGCGCTGGAAGGTTTGTCAGCGCCAACCCTGGTGGTCATTGATATCGTCGATACGGCAGAAGCCGCCGTCGATACGGTAGAAGCCGTCGTCGAGGACGAGCCAAAAGGCGAATGCGATGCAAACGCTTTTTTGGAAAAAGATGCGGGAGAAATACCGGCTGCGCAACAACTAGCCCCCCGCAAACGACGAAGACGTTTGGCTGCGGCGTGGCGCGTCATAAAACGTTTCTTTTTATGTGGATGTTGCGCCCCGCGAGTAGAATAA
- the LOC126549913 gene encoding uncharacterized protein LOC126549913 isoform X6 codes for MDFLGLTIISFTTDKVLDIIDTIMNTTIATTSGRNVTESLLALTLGVVDIIDTADAVVEDGECDANAILEKYVGEIPAAQQLAPRERQEKKEQELIVSMSRSSHDGGDAPEGLSAPTLVAIDIFDTAEAVVEDEPKGKCDAIAILEKDAGVILAAQQLANRERLERKEQALIVSMSRSSHGGGDAPEGLSAPTLVAIDIFDTAEAVVEDEPKGKCDAIAILEKDAGVILAAQQLANRERLERKEEELIVSMSRPSHGGGDAPEGLSAPTLVAIDIFDTAEAAVEDEPKGKCDAIAILEKDAGEILAAQQLANRERQERKEQALIVSMSRSSHGGGDAPEGLSAPTLVAIDIFDTAEAVVEDEPKGKCDAIAILEKDAGEILAAQQLANRERQERKEEELIVSMSRSSHDGGDALEGLSAPTLVVIDIVDTAEAAVDTVEAVVEDEPKGECDANAFLEKDAGEIPAAQQLAPRKRRRRLAAAWRVIKRFFLCGCCAPRVE; via the exons atggattttttaGGTCTGACGATAATATCATTTACTACCGATAaagttttagatattatagacACCATCATGAACACCACAATCGCTACCACGAGCGGCAGAAACGTGACGGAAAGTTTGCTGGCTCTAACCCTCGGGGTCGTTGATATCATCGATACGGCAGACGCCGTCGTTGAAGACGGCGAATGCGATGCAAACgctattttggaaaaatatgtgGGAGAAATACCGGCTGCGCAACAACTAGCCCCCCGCGAACGACAAGAGAAAAAAG aaCAAGAATTGATTGTATCGATGAGCCGATCGTCGCATGACGGCGGAGACGCGCCGGAAGGTTTGTCAGCGCCAACCCTGGTGGCCATTGATATCTTCGATACGGCAGAAGCCGTCGTCGAGGACGAGCCAAAAGGCAAATGTGATGCAATTGCTATTTTGGAAAAAGATGCGGGAGTAATACTGGCTGCGCAACAACTAGCCAACCGCGAACGACTAGAGAGAAAAG aaCAAGCATTAATTGTATCGATGAGCCGATCGTCGCATGGCGGCGGAGACGCGCCGGAAGGTTTGTCAGCGCCAACCCTGGTGGCCATTGATATCTTCGATACGGCAGAAGCCGTCGTCGAGGACGAGCCAAAAGGCAAATGTGATGCAATTGCTATTTTGGAAAAAGATGCGGGAGTAATACTGGCTGCGCAACAACTAGCCAACCGCGAACGACTAGAGAGAAAAG aaGAAGAATTGATTGTATCGATGAGCCGACCGTCGCATGGCGGCGGAGACGCGCCGGAAGGTTTGTCAGCGCCAACCCTGGTGGCCATTGATATCTTCGATACGGCAGAAGCCGCCGTCGAAGACGAGCCAAAAGGCAAATGCGATGCAATTGCTATTTTGGAAAAAGATGCGGGAGAAATACTGGCTGCGCAACAACTAGCCAACCGCGAACGACAAGAGAGAAAAG aaCAAGCATTAATTGTATCGATGAGCCGATCGTCGCATGGCGGCGGAGACGCGCCGGAAGGTTTGTCAGCGCCAACCCTGGTGGCCATTGATATCTTCGATACGGCAGAAGCCGTCGTCGAGGACGAGCCAAAAGGCAAATGTGATGCAATTGCTATTTTGGAAAAAGATGCGGGAGAAATACTGGCTGCGCAACAACTAGCCAACCGCGAACGACAAGAGAGAAAAG aaGAAGAATTGATTGTATCGATGAGCCGATCGTCGCATGACGGCGGAGATGCGCTGGAAGGTTTGTCAGCGCCAACCCTGGTGGTCATTGATATCGTCGATACGGCAGAAGCCGCCGTCGATACGGTAGAAGCCGTCGTCGAGGACGAGCCAAAAGGCGAATGCGATGCAAACGCTTTTTTGGAAAAAGATGCGGGAGAAATACCGGCTGCGCAACAACTAGCCCCCCGCAAACGACGAAGACGTTTGGCTGCGGCGTGGCGCGTCATAAAACGTTTCTTTTTATGTGGATGTTGCGCCCCGCGAGTAGAATAA
- the LOC126549913 gene encoding uncharacterized protein LOC126549913 isoform X2, which produces MDFLGLTIISFTTDKVLDIIDTIMNTTIATTSGRNVTESLLALTLGVVDIIDTADAVVEDGECDANAILEKYVGEIPAAQQLAPRERQEKKEQELIVSMSRSSHDGGDAPEGLSAPTLVAIDIFDTAEAVVEDEPKGKCDAIAILEKDAGVILAAQQLANRERLERKEQALIVSMSRSSHGGGDAPEGLSAPTLVAIDIFDTAEAVVEDEPKGKCDAIAILEKDAGEVLAAQQLANRERKERKEQALIVSMSRSSHGGGDAPEGLSAPTLVAIDIFDTAEAVVEDEPKGKCDAIAILEKDAGVILAAQQLANRERLERKEEELIVSMSRPSHGGGDAPEGLSAPTLVAIDIFDTAEAAVEDEPKGKCDAIAILEKDAGEILAAQQLANRERQERKEEELIVSMSRSSHDGGDALEGLSAPTLVAIDIFDTAEAVVEDEPKGKCDAIAILEKDAGEILAAQQLANRERQERKEEELIVSMSRSSHDGGDALEGLSAPTLVVIDIVDTAEAAVDTVEAVVEDEPKGECDANAFLEKDAGEIPAAQQLAPRKRRRRLAAAWRVIKRFFLCGCCAPRVE; this is translated from the exons atggattttttaGGTCTGACGATAATATCATTTACTACCGATAaagttttagatattatagacACCATCATGAACACCACAATCGCTACCACGAGCGGCAGAAACGTGACGGAAAGTTTGCTGGCTCTAACCCTCGGGGTCGTTGATATCATCGATACGGCAGACGCCGTCGTTGAAGACGGCGAATGCGATGCAAACgctattttggaaaaatatgtgGGAGAAATACCGGCTGCGCAACAACTAGCCCCCCGCGAACGACAAGAGAAAAAAG aaCAAGAATTGATTGTATCGATGAGCCGATCGTCGCATGACGGCGGAGACGCGCCGGAAGGTTTGTCAGCGCCAACCCTGGTGGCCATTGATATCTTCGATACGGCAGAAGCCGTCGTCGAGGACGAGCCAAAAGGCAAATGTGATGCAATTGCTATTTTGGAAAAAGATGCGGGAGTAATACTGGCTGCGCAACAACTAGCCAACCGCGAACGACTAGAGAGAAAAG aaCAAGCATTAATTGTATCGATGAGCCGATCGTCGCATGGCGGCGGAGACGCGCCGGAAGGTTTGTCAGCGCCAACCCTGGTGGCCATTGATATCTTCGATACGGCAGAAGCCGTCGTCGAGGACGAGCCAAAAGGCAAATGTGATGCAATTGCTATTTTGGAAAAAGATGCGGGAGAAGTACTGGCTGCGCAACAACTAGCCAACCGCGAACGAAAAGAGAGAAAAG aaCAAGCATTAATTGTATCGATGAGCCGATCGTCGCATGGCGGCGGAGACGCGCCGGAAGGTTTGTCAGCGCCAACCCTGGTGGCCATTGATATCTTCGATACGGCAGAAGCCGTCGTCGAGGACGAGCCAAAAGGCAAATGTGATGCAATTGCTATTTTGGAAAAAGATGCGGGAGTAATACTGGCTGCGCAACAACTAGCCAACCGCGAACGACTAGAGAGAAAAG aaGAAGAATTGATTGTATCGATGAGCCGACCGTCGCATGGCGGCGGAGACGCGCCGGAAGGTTTGTCAGCGCCAACCCTGGTGGCCATTGATATCTTCGATACGGCAGAAGCCGCCGTCGAAGACGAGCCAAAAGGCAAATGCGATGCAATTGCTATTTTGGAAAAAGATGCGGGAGAAATACTGGCTGCGCAACAACTAGCCAACCGCGAACGACAAGAGAGAAAAG aaGAAGAATTGATTGTATCGATGAGCCGATCGTCGCATGACGGCGGAGATGCGCTGGAAG GTTTGTCAGCGCCAACCCTGGTGGCCATTGATATCTTCGATACGGCAGAAGCCGTCGTCGAGGACGAGCCAAAAGGCAAATGTGATGCAATTGCTATTTTGGAAAAAGATGCGGGAGAAATACTGGCTGCGCAACAACTAGCCAACCGCGAACGACAAGAGAGAAAAG aaGAAGAATTGATTGTATCGATGAGCCGATCGTCGCATGACGGCGGAGATGCGCTGGAAGGTTTGTCAGCGCCAACCCTGGTGGTCATTGATATCGTCGATACGGCAGAAGCCGCCGTCGATACGGTAGAAGCCGTCGTCGAGGACGAGCCAAAAGGCGAATGCGATGCAAACGCTTTTTTGGAAAAAGATGCGGGAGAAATACCGGCTGCGCAACAACTAGCCCCCCGCAAACGACGAAGACGTTTGGCTGCGGCGTGGCGCGTCATAAAACGTTTCTTTTTATGTGGATGTTGCGCCCCGCGAGTAGAATAA
- the LOC126549913 gene encoding uncharacterized protein LOC126549913 isoform X7: MDFLGLTIISFTTDKVLDIIDTIMNTTIATTSGRNVTESLLALTLGVVDIIDTADAVVEDGECDANAILEKYVGEIPAAQQLAPRERQEKKEQELIVSMSRSSHDGGDAPEGLSAPTLVAIDIFDTAEAVVEDEPKGKCDAIAILEKDAGVILAAQQLANRERLERKEQALIVSMSRSSHGGGDAPEGLSAPTLVAIDIFDTAEAVVEDEPKGKCDAIAILEKDAGEVLAAQQLANRERKERKEQALIVSMSRSSHGGGDAPEGLSAPTLVAIDIFDTAEAVVEDEPKGKCDAIAILEKDAGVILAAQQLANRERLERKEEELIVSMSRPSHGGGDAPEGLSAPTLVAIDIFDTAEAAVEDEPKGKCDAIAILEKDAGEILAAQQLANRERQERKEEELIVSMSRSSHDGGDALEGLSAPTLVVIDIVDTAEAAVDTVEAVVEDEPKGECDANAFLEKDAGEIPAAQQLAPRKRRRRLAAAWRVIKRFFLCGCCAPRVE, translated from the exons atggattttttaGGTCTGACGATAATATCATTTACTACCGATAaagttttagatattatagacACCATCATGAACACCACAATCGCTACCACGAGCGGCAGAAACGTGACGGAAAGTTTGCTGGCTCTAACCCTCGGGGTCGTTGATATCATCGATACGGCAGACGCCGTCGTTGAAGACGGCGAATGCGATGCAAACgctattttggaaaaatatgtgGGAGAAATACCGGCTGCGCAACAACTAGCCCCCCGCGAACGACAAGAGAAAAAAG aaCAAGAATTGATTGTATCGATGAGCCGATCGTCGCATGACGGCGGAGACGCGCCGGAAGGTTTGTCAGCGCCAACCCTGGTGGCCATTGATATCTTCGATACGGCAGAAGCCGTCGTCGAGGACGAGCCAAAAGGCAAATGTGATGCAATTGCTATTTTGGAAAAAGATGCGGGAGTAATACTGGCTGCGCAACAACTAGCCAACCGCGAACGACTAGAGAGAAAAG aaCAAGCATTAATTGTATCGATGAGCCGATCGTCGCATGGCGGCGGAGACGCGCCGGAAGGTTTGTCAGCGCCAACCCTGGTGGCCATTGATATCTTCGATACGGCAGAAGCCGTCGTCGAGGACGAGCCAAAAGGCAAATGTGATGCAATTGCTATTTTGGAAAAAGATGCGGGAGAAGTACTGGCTGCGCAACAACTAGCCAACCGCGAACGAAAAGAGAGAAAAG aaCAAGCATTAATTGTATCGATGAGCCGATCGTCGCATGGCGGCGGAGACGCGCCGGAAGGTTTGTCAGCGCCAACCCTGGTGGCCATTGATATCTTCGATACGGCAGAAGCCGTCGTCGAGGACGAGCCAAAAGGCAAATGTGATGCAATTGCTATTTTGGAAAAAGATGCGGGAGTAATACTGGCTGCGCAACAACTAGCCAACCGCGAACGACTAGAGAGAAAAG aaGAAGAATTGATTGTATCGATGAGCCGACCGTCGCATGGCGGCGGAGACGCGCCGGAAGGTTTGTCAGCGCCAACCCTGGTGGCCATTGATATCTTCGATACGGCAGAAGCCGCCGTCGAAGACGAGCCAAAAGGCAAATGCGATGCAATTGCTATTTTGGAAAAAGATGCGGGAGAAATACTGGCTGCGCAACAACTAGCCAACCGCGAACGACAAGAGAGAAAAG aaGAAGAATTGATTGTATCGATGAGCCGATCGTCGCATGACGGCGGAGATGCGCTGGAAGGTTTGTCAGCGCCAACCCTGGTGGTCATTGATATCGTCGATACGGCAGAAGCCGCCGTCGATACGGTAGAAGCCGTCGTCGAGGACGAGCCAAAAGGCGAATGCGATGCAAACGCTTTTTTGGAAAAAGATGCGGGAGAAATACCGGCTGCGCAACAACTAGCCCCCCGCAAACGACGAAGACGTTTGGCTGCGGCGTGGCGCGTCATAAAACGTTTCTTTTTATGTGGATGTTGCGCCCCGCGAGTAGAATAA
- the LOC126549913 gene encoding uncharacterized protein LOC126549913 isoform X5, with translation MDFLGLTIISFTTDKVLDIIDTIMNTTIATTSGRNVTESLLALTLGVVDIIDTADAVVEDGECDANAILEKYVGEIPAAQQLAPRERQEKKEQELIVSMSRSSHDGGDAPEGLSAPTLVAIDIFDTAEAVVEDEPKGKCDAIAILEKDAGVILAAQQLANRERLERKEQALIVSMSRSSHGGGDAPEGLSAPTLVAIDIFDTAEAVVEDEPKGKCDAIAILEKDAGEVLAAQQLANRERKERKEQALIVSMSRSSHGGGDAPEGLSAPTLVAIDIFDTAEAVVEDEPKGKCDAIAILEKDAGVILAAQQLANRERLERKEEELIVSMSRPSHGGGDAPEGLSAPTLVAIDIFDTAEAAVEDEPKGKCDAIAILEKDAGEILAAQQLANRERQERKEELIVSMSRSSHDGGDALEGLSAPTLVAIDIFDTAEAVVEDEPKGKCDAIAILEKDAGEILAAQQLANRERQERKEEELIVSMSRSSHDGGDALEGLSAPTLVVIDIVDTAEAAVDTVEAVVEDEPKGECDANAFLEKDAGEIPAAQQLAPRKRRRRLAAAWRVIKRFFLCGCCAPRVE, from the exons atggattttttaGGTCTGACGATAATATCATTTACTACCGATAaagttttagatattatagacACCATCATGAACACCACAATCGCTACCACGAGCGGCAGAAACGTGACGGAAAGTTTGCTGGCTCTAACCCTCGGGGTCGTTGATATCATCGATACGGCAGACGCCGTCGTTGAAGACGGCGAATGCGATGCAAACgctattttggaaaaatatgtgGGAGAAATACCGGCTGCGCAACAACTAGCCCCCCGCGAACGACAAGAGAAAAAAG aaCAAGAATTGATTGTATCGATGAGCCGATCGTCGCATGACGGCGGAGACGCGCCGGAAGGTTTGTCAGCGCCAACCCTGGTGGCCATTGATATCTTCGATACGGCAGAAGCCGTCGTCGAGGACGAGCCAAAAGGCAAATGTGATGCAATTGCTATTTTGGAAAAAGATGCGGGAGTAATACTGGCTGCGCAACAACTAGCCAACCGCGAACGACTAGAGAGAAAAG aaCAAGCATTAATTGTATCGATGAGCCGATCGTCGCATGGCGGCGGAGACGCGCCGGAAGGTTTGTCAGCGCCAACCCTGGTGGCCATTGATATCTTCGATACGGCAGAAGCCGTCGTCGAGGACGAGCCAAAAGGCAAATGTGATGCAATTGCTATTTTGGAAAAAGATGCGGGAGAAGTACTGGCTGCGCAACAACTAGCCAACCGCGAACGAAAAGAGAGAAAAG aaCAAGCATTAATTGTATCGATGAGCCGATCGTCGCATGGCGGCGGAGACGCGCCGGAAGGTTTGTCAGCGCCAACCCTGGTGGCCATTGATATCTTCGATACGGCAGAAGCCGTCGTCGAGGACGAGCCAAAAGGCAAATGTGATGCAATTGCTATTTTGGAAAAAGATGCGGGAGTAATACTGGCTGCGCAACAACTAGCCAACCGCGAACGACTAGAGAGAAAAG aaGAAGAATTGATTGTATCGATGAGCCGACCGTCGCATGGCGGCGGAGACGCGCCGGAAGGTTTGTCAGCGCCAACCCTGGTGGCCATTGATATCTTCGATACGGCAGAAGCCGCCGTCGAAGACGAGCCAAAAGGCAAATGCGATGCAATTGCTATTTTGGAAAAAGATGCGGGAGAAATACTGGCTGCGCAACAACTAGCCAACCGCGAACGACAAGAGAGAAAAG AAGAATTGATTGTATCGATGAGCCGATCGTCGCATGACGGCGGAGATGCGCTGGAAG GTTTGTCAGCGCCAACCCTGGTGGCCATTGATATCTTCGATACGGCAGAAGCCGTCGTCGAGGACGAGCCAAAAGGCAAATGTGATGCAATTGCTATTTTGGAAAAAGATGCGGGAGAAATACTGGCTGCGCAACAACTAGCCAACCGCGAACGACAAGAGAGAAAAG aaGAAGAATTGATTGTATCGATGAGCCGATCGTCGCATGACGGCGGAGATGCGCTGGAAGGTTTGTCAGCGCCAACCCTGGTGGTCATTGATATCGTCGATACGGCAGAAGCCGCCGTCGATACGGTAGAAGCCGTCGTCGAGGACGAGCCAAAAGGCGAATGCGATGCAAACGCTTTTTTGGAAAAAGATGCGGGAGAAATACCGGCTGCGCAACAACTAGCCCCCCGCAAACGACGAAGACGTTTGGCTGCGGCGTGGCGCGTCATAAAACGTTTCTTTTTATGTGGATGTTGCGCCCCGCGAGTAGAATAA